The genomic DNA GAACCATTCAGGTGATAAGCCATCTCGCAAAGATAAAGCAGATCTTCACGGACTGCCCCCTCTGTCAATGAAGAAGCCTGACCGATCCTCGTTGCCAGGGAATCCGTCCGGATCTCGAAATCGACCGTCGACTGGGACTCCCTCATATACGGATAACAGATGTATCTGAAATCCTTTTTCCCCACGTTCATCCTCCCTTTCTTCTCTTTTAGTGAATCACCGATCGTACCGGAAACGGGCATAAAAAAAACCAGCCAAACGGCCGGCAATCATCATCAAAATAAAAGATGCATCAAGCCGCACCATCCCCTTAACTTCCGAAGAGCATAATACGATGGAAATCAGGCAGGTATCCTGGCTTGTGCATCATCCTACTTCAAGGCCCTTCCCGTTCATTGATGGAACAGTGGGTTTTTCCTTGGTTCGTCAGCACTTACAGTTGCGGAAACAGCTCCGGTTTTTCACCGGATTCCCTTTATGCGCGAGCGCACCTGATTTCTGCGAAGGTCTATTCACTTAAGGACCATTATATCATGTGAGCCCATATGGAGTGTCCCTATTTTTTCAAATCCCTTTCATGAACCTGTCCGTATCTGAATAGGAATGAATAGGACAAACAAACAAGAAGGGATGATGGCATGAAATGGTTGATCCCACTGAGCTTCATATCCCTGCTGCTGGCAGGGTGCGGAAGTGAAGAAAAAAGCTACGAGTTGTGTGGATACGGGGATATGCTGGTGTTGAACGGGAAGGGATATGTGCTATTGCCTGTCAAGAAGACGCTCACCCTCGACGGGAAGGCAGGGGAGATCAAGGAGAAGATCGGGGATGAGTTCCATCCTGAAAAAGACTTCACGGCGAATCATCTGAAGAAGGGGACGGATCTTTATTATGTAAAGGACCACAGCACCTATCTCATCGCCAAGACTTCTGACGAACGATACCTCCTCTATGAAGAGATTGAAAAATGACGAGCACGATCAGTGTAGGTTCTTTATGCCGCTCATGATTTCCGTGCAAGACTTCGCTTTCCACGGGTAGCCCGTGAGCCTCCTCGGCACGCCTGCGGGGTCTCACATTAGCTACTCTCCCGCAGGAGTCTACGTCTTGCACTCCAATCAACCGCTGGAATCAATGAAATTCTTTTGTTCCAAAAAATTAAAAACCCGAATTCACTAGCCTGATCGTAGGCAAATGAATTCGGGTTTTGCTATGCCGGCTCGTCTTATGAACAATCCCAGTTATAGACCACATTGCCGAATTGTTTCTTCTTAAGATCTTCTTTCTTTATGAAGAAGTTGGCAATGCCGCAGTCGCCCCACATCATGTCCACTTCATCATCCGAGTCGATCTGAAGCAGCAGCAGTGCATGGTCCTGATCTTCATACTGACGCGGATCCTCCTGTGTGAAGCCCGGATATCCTCCGATCTTATGTCCGAAGCCGCTTTGGGTTTCATAGAACTCATCCATGAGGGCGTCTGCCTCTTCCCCATCATCGGTCATGGATTCAAACAGATCCCAGCTTTCCTTCCCGAACACCTTCTCGAAGCGATAGTCGCCTGCGCTGATCGTTTCACTTGTCAATTCCGCCAGGACGGCGCCTTCCTTCGTGACAGGGAAATACACGTCATCGGGGATTTTCACGAAAGAAAAATCGGATACGAGCTCTTCTTTCGGCAGGAACGGCTCTTCTATAAATCTGATTCGGAAATCCTTTTGGTCCTGCTTCTGGTCGATATTCATTCCGTACAGGTCATCATGGACCGAAATGAAGATCTGCAGGAGTCCTGATTCCGGATAATCTTCGAGCTTCGGAAGCTGACCGAAATTGATCTGGGCCAACAGTTTCATCGGGTGCCCCTCCCCGTCCACAGGGTACTCATCCGCCTTCGGGAAATACGGATCCCCGGCAATCTTACTATCATAAGGGCCGGTTTTCCCCTCTTTTATATGCAGATGGACAGAAGGAATCTCCGTTCCATCAAGAGCCGTGCGGTAAGGGGCAAGTTTCGCTTGCAGGTTGACCGATTGTGCCACATTCATCTCCTCCTTGGAAAAAAACATCTTTTTTCCATCATACAGAAAGGATTCCTGCCTGTCATCGATGAATCTGCCTGCTCTCTTCCGCTCACTCTACATCAATTCGTTGAGTTCAATGACAGCAACCGGTAGGTGATCGACGTTTCCCCGTCTTTCCAACGCAGCTCCTCAATTCGGCCGATTGCGTTTGGCTCGCTGTGTTTTGTCACCCTTACTTCTATGGGGATCTCCATCGGATAAAGGCGGTACCCCTCTTTCACGAGTGTGAAGAGATTCTCTTCTTCTCTTACCTCGTTGTTCTTCGTTACAATCATGGTGTTCAGTTCCATCGGCATGCCCATCGGTCATTCCCCCTCGTGTTTTT from Rossellomorea marisflavi includes the following:
- a CDS encoding YwqG family protein; this translates as MAQSVNLQAKLAPYRTALDGTEIPSVHLHIKEGKTGPYDSKIAGDPYFPKADEYPVDGEGHPMKLLAQINFGQLPKLEDYPESGLLQIFISVHDDLYGMNIDQKQDQKDFRIRFIEEPFLPKEELVSDFSFVKIPDDVYFPVTKEGAVLAELTSETISAGDYRFEKVFGKESWDLFESMTDDGEEADALMDEFYETQSGFGHKIGGYPGFTQEDPRQYEDQDHALLLLQIDSDDEVDMMWGDCGIANFFIKKEDLKKKQFGNVVYNWDCS
- a CDS encoding DUF2584 domain-containing protein; translation: MGMPMELNTMIVTKNNEVREEENLFTLVKEGYRLYPMEIPIEVRVTKHSEPNAIGRIEELRWKDGETSITYRLLSLNSTN